ACACCATAGGTAATCTCAACAGGAACAGGACTGCAAGGAATACCACCTACTTGTTGAAAATAGGTAAATTGTGTCACTTCCATACCATCCAACCACACTTCCCAACCAAGACCCCAAGCACCCAGTGTGGGTGATTCCCAGTTGTCTTCGACGAAGCGAATATCATGTTTTTTGATGTCAAGTCCTAGCATCTCAAGGCTTTTTAAGTAAAGCTCTTGGATGTTGTCAGGACTTGGCTTAATGAGCACTTGGAACTGGTAATAACTTCCTAAACGGTTTGGATTTTCACCATAACGGCCATCTGTCGGTCTGCGGCTTGGGGCCACATAAGCTGTTGCCCAAGGTTTAGAGCTCAAGCTTCTTAAAAACGTTGCGTTATGAAAGGTTCCAGCACCGGCTGGCATATCATAAGGTTGAACAATCGTACAGCCTTGATCTTGCCAAAAAGATTGGAGGTTTAAAAGCATTTGACTAAAGGTTAACACTATCTTTTCCTTTTACATGTAAAGATTATTTTGAGGGTGGCGTATAGCCTTCAACGGCTTTATTCCACATCATTTTGTATTTTCGTTTGGTAAATTCCAGCTCGTCTTGTAACAATCCAAGCTGTTTGCTCAGTGTCTCGATCACTTTACGGTCTTCATCACAAAGCTCTTGCATCGAAAAAAGAGCCTCTTTTAAAAAGCGGTTTTCACCTTTGAGCGCGTCTAGCGTCTCTTCTTTGGCATCCAAAACTTTTTCATGCAGGCTTAAAATTGCCCCCACAGTTTTTTCCACAAATTCAGAGCTTAGACTCACGGATGAACCTTCATACGTTTCATCTAGCACAATCCCTTTGGTCGCAGGAATCAGTGCTTGCGCACTACGGCTCACTTCCACAAAGCACTGTCCCTCTTCTTCTTTGCTCGTGAGTTTTCCCTCATCAATCAATGACCTGATGGCAGAAATATCCAAATTCATCAACCCGCTAAACTCTTCAATTTCCATCCAACTGTTCATTGTTTTGCCCCTTATAGGATAATCTCAATCCCCGCAGAATCGGTTTCAACTTTTTTTGCTTTTAAAATGCGATCTTCTCTTAGTTTCGCCGCCAACTCTTCATCCGCAAGGGCTAGAATTTCCATTGCTAAATACGCACTGTTAATAGCCCCTGCTGAGCCAATCGCCACCGTACCTACTGGCATACCGCCAGGCATCTGAACGGTGCTTAAAAGTGCATCCATGCCCTCCATAACGCCACCTTTCATCGGAACACCAATGACGGGTTTTGTTGTAAGCGAAGCTACGACACCTGCTAAATGTGCTGCCATGCCCGCCGCGGCAATAAAGACTTTCGCCCCTTTGGCTTCCGCATTTTTGACATACTCATGGGTTCGCGCTGGACTTCTATGCGCTGAAGAGACGATGATCTCATGTAAGACGCCAAATTTTTCAAGTGTCTTTGCGCACTCTTCCATCACGGTATAATCACTTTTACTTCCCATTATAATAGAAACGAACTTCACGTTTTATCCTTTTACTTTTGCTCTTAAAAATGTAAACCCTGGTAAGGTCGTTGGCAAGACAATCGCATTGACATTGCCGCTGTGAATCTCATCAAACACTTTACCATTCGGTGTTTGAAGCTTTTTAAAGGATATTTTCCAAAGCCCCTCTTCTTCAAAAATCGTGCCGATGTCATTGTCCATTGCTTCAATTGAAAGATGAGCTGGCATCACCAAATCATACTTTACATGTAAAGCCAAAACATCCTTACACAAACAGGTCGCACCATCTTCACTGACTTGAGCCACCACTTGGTGAGTGCCTTCACTAATCGAGTGCGCTAAGTTTTGGGTGTCGTTTTTCTCAAACGGACGGTTCACCAAATAACCATCGCTAAAGCCTCGGTTTTTTGTTGTATCGAGCTCTGCTGTGTATTTAGTCGCATCAAACTGGTTCGCGTAATAATCCTCAATCGCTTGACGGTACGTTTTTGTTGTAATGCCAACATAATACGAACTCTTGGTTCGCCCTTCGATTTTCAGTGAATCAATGACACCCGAATCAAGTATCTCTTTGACATGCGCACTTAAATTGAGGTCTTTCGCATTCATAATGTGCGTACCCTCTTCACTCTCTTCAATGCGAAACAGCGTTCCACTCTCTTCGTTATGTGCGTAAAGTGTATAAGGGAAGCGACAGTCATTGGCACAGCTTCCGCGGTTTGAGACCCGTCCACTTTGTACGGAGCTAATCAAACAGCGACCACTGTAGGCAAAACACATCGATCCATGCACAAAAACTTCTAATTCTAAATGCGGCAGATGCTTTTTGATCTGCTCCAAATCTTTCAAACTCACTTCTCGCGCTGCGATAATGCGCTTCACGCCCATATCTGAATAGACTTCGGCGTCAAGGTAACTGAGCACATTGGCTTGCGTGGAGAGGTGAATCGGAATATGGGGTGCAATTTTATGCGCTAATTTAATGACACCTGGAGCTGCTACAATAAACGCATCCGGTTTCATCGCCGCCACACGCTCAATATGCTTTTCAAGTAAAGGAATCTGTGCATTAAACGGAAACCCATTCACGGTTGCATGCAGGTGTTTGCCTTGTGCGTGCGTGTAGTTGATCGCCTCTTCAAAACTCTCGTAGGTAAACTCCTTGCCTGAGCGTATGCGAAGGGAGAAGTGACTAACTCCCGCATACACGGCATCTGCGCCATAAGCCAGCGCTATTTTTAACTTTTCAAAATTTCCAGCAGGAGAAAGCAGTTCGACGTTTGACACCTATTTCTTTCCTAAACTAGCAATTAATGCTTCAATATCTTCACTGCTCACAACATCTTCCGTTGTCTCATCGCCGTGAATATGCACTGCAGAACTGACACGTTTTGAATCATCTTTAGAGCCTTCAAACAGTGCGCTCATGTATTTAGAAAGGGCACGCATAACGTTAATAACACGCTCGATTTTTTGGCGGTGAATATCTTGGTACTGCATAATGTCCATCGTCATCATGATCTCATCTTCTGCCATTTGGGCATTCATCAAAAGATCTTCGACGCGATCTTTCATCCCTTTGTTATCATCAAGCGCTTTTTGAAACTGATCGATTTTAGGAAATTTTGTCACCAACGTTTCAAAAAGTGTGATGTTGGTCTCAATCAGTTTAATGACCTCTTTGGCATTCGCTTCCGCGCTCATCATAAAATTACTAACGGTTTCAAGTTTGTCAAATACCTGAGTCGCTTTGATCTCAGAGTCTTTGGTCACGTCGTCAAGCTGATGCACCATTTTATGATCATCCGTTGGTGGTGGTGGAGGCCAAGACATCGTGGAGGATGGTCTGTATTCATGCATCATTTGGGTTGCTGCTTTATCTTTTTCAACTTCTAAAGCCTCACTGTCCGACATTGCATCTTCGTCTGATTCTAGACTCTCTTCAATGGCACTTTGGGCAGGTGCAGCATCGTCCATTTCATCTAAATCGCCCGCCATCAAAGCATCAAGTTCTTCTTGCGTCATAAGCTTTCTCCTCAAAATGACAAATTATGGTCTATTATAGTGAACTTTTTATATAATTTAACTTTAAGACCCTGATACAAGGAAGCCTGCCATGATGATTGATTTACATAACCACACCCCTTTGTGCAACCACGCAGATGGAAGCATTGAAGCGTATGTGCAAGCCGCCATAGAAAAAAAAATAGATGTTTTTGGCTTTTCCGATCATGCGCCTATGAACTTTGATGAGGCGTATCGTATGGATTTTTCACAAATGGAAAATTATGAAAAAGATGTTTTACATGTAAAAGAAACCTACCACGATCAGATCCAAATTTTGCTCGCCTACGAGGTTGATTTTTTAGATGGATACGTTGATGAGCGTGTGCTGAAACGTCCTGTTGATTATTTTATAGGCTCTGTCCATTTTTTAGGCGCTTGGGGCTTTGACAATCCCGAATTTATCGGAGAATACCGCACCAAAAACATTGATGAAGTGTGGGAACGCTATTTTGCAGCGATTGAAGCCATGGCAAAGAGCGGATTATTTGATATTGTGGGGCATTTGGACTTGATTAAAGTCTTTAATTATCTGCCCAAAAAAGATGTCAGACTCATCGCAAAAAATGCCATAAAAGCGATTAAAAAAGCCAATATGACCATCGAGCTCAACGCAGCTGGCTTTCGTAAACCTGTGGGTGAAGCGTACCCAAGTCATCCCTTGATGGAGTTGATCGCAGAACAGGATATTCCTATTACTTTTGGATCCGATGCGCACACTGTTCAACATATTGGATTGCGCCAAGAAGAATTGCGTTTGATCGCAAAAGCATTTGGGTATAAAAAATGTGCAACTTTTGAAAGCAGAGATCGAATATTGGTTAATTTTTAAGCACACTATTCGGCTTTATTTTCAGCTCAATCTGATAAAATTACTGAAATTTAAAATCTAGGAGTTACACCATGGGTAAATTCGTTAACAGTGTTGAAGAATTTTTCAAATACTGTGCTGACAATGAAGTAGAATTTGTCGATTTTCGTTTCACTGACATGAAAGGAACATGGCATCACCTTACATATACTATGGAAGCAATTAGTGCTGAATCTTTCGCAAATGGTATTCCATTTGATGGCTCTTCTATCGATGCTTGGCAACCAATCAACAAATCAGATATGCTCCTTAAGCCTGAAGCTGAAACAGCATTTTTAGATCCTTTTACGGCTGATTCGACGGTTGTTGTTTTCTGTGATGTTTTCGATATTTACAAAGGAGAACTTTACGAGAAATGCCCAAGAAGTATTGCGAAAAAAACATTAGCATACCTTGCAGAGACAGGTTTGGGTGATGTTGCATACTTTGGACCAGAAAATGAATTTTTCGTATTTGATGATGTTAAAATCAGAGATGAAATCAACTGTTCTTACTACGAAGTCGATTCAGAAGAAGGTGCTTGGAATAGCGCTAAAAACTTTACCGATGGTTATAACACAGGTCACCGCCCCGGTACAAAAGGTGGGTACTTCCCCGTTCAACCAATCGATTCTATGGTAGATTTACGTGCTGAAATGGTACAAACACTCAAACAAATTGGTCTTGAAGTTTTCGTTGTTCACCACGAAGTTGCTCAAGCACAAGGCGAAATCGGCGTTAAATTTGGCTCACTCATTGAAGCAGCTGATAACGTTCAAAAATACAAATACGTTGTTAAAATGGTAGCTCACCTTAACGGTAAAACAGCAACCTTTATGCCAAAACCACTTTACGGTGACAATGGTAACGGTATGCACGTTCACCAATCTATCTGGAAAAATGGCAAAAACATGTTCTACAAAGCTGGCGAATATGCAAACCTTAGCGACATGGCACGTTGGTACATCGGTGGTATCTTAAAACATGCACGTAGTGTTGCAGCGTTTACAAACCCATCAACCAACTCTTACAAACGTTTGATCCCAGGATTTGAAGCACCTTCAATCCTTACCTACTCTATGCAAAACCGTTCTGCATCATGTCGTATCCCTTACGGTGCAGGTGAGAAATCGGTTCGTGTTGAGATGCGTTTCCCAGATTCAACGTCTTGCCCATACCTTGCATTTGCTTCTATGCTTCTTGCAGGCATTGATGGTATCAAAACAAAAGCTGAGCCTGTTGGACCAATGGATGAAGATTTGTTTGAATTGACACTCGATGAAATTAGAGAAAAAGGTATTAACCAAATGCCTCATACCCTAAGAGGTTCACTTGAAGCGTTAATCCGTGACAATGAGTATCTTAAACCGGTTATGACACCAGAATTTTTGGATACCTACCAACACTACAAATTTGAAACTCAAGTTTGGCCAGATGAGGCTAGACCAACAGCGTTTGAATTCAAAACAATGTACTCTTGCTAATCATTTTATTTTAACACGCTTTTGGGGCTAAGCCCCAAAAGCTACGCTACGCTATGCACTAAAGCTTGCCTCTTCGAGGCAGAATTAAAATCTTCGTTCGCATTATTTCTCTTAACACTAAAAATGGTTTTTCATTGTTTTACATGTAAACGTGTTTGGCACACACATCGAAGGGCTGAAAACCACGTTTCCGTGGCTTCCAAAGTATATTAGAACATCAAACCACCCTCTTCTTTTAACTCCTTGGTGCTGCTCTTTGGAAACGGGGAGACGTCGGTAAAAAACTCTGTCGTACCATCAACTTTTCGGGCATTGACACCTTCTGGCATCTTAAATTCACGTGTGGTTTCAGGATGCAGTTCCACATACTTTGTCATAAAATGTTTAAATGCAGGTGCGGCTGAACGACCTCCCGTTTCGCCTTTTTTAAGTGGGGTATTGTTGTCATTACCATACCACGTGAGCACTTCAATATCAGGAGAAAAACCACAGAACCAGACATCCACACTGCTATTGGTGGTTCCTGTTTTTCCTGCGATTTCAATACCTGGTACTTGGGCATTTCGACCCGTTCCGCGCTTAACGACCTCTTTCATCATATCGATCATCAAATAACTCTGTTTGGGTGAAGTAATGGTCTGACTTTTGGTCTCATAGATTTTCTCAACGCCTTGACGATTGATCACTTTTTTAACCATTAATGGCTCTGTTTTCACGCCGTAATTGGGGAACATAGAGTAAAAGCTACTGTATTCCAGTGGCGAAATACCAAAACTTCCTAAGGCAAGCGTCAAATCCATCGCAATATTTTTAAAACCATCTTTTTTGAGCTCTTTGTAGACACTGTCCATTCCTAAAAGCGATAAAAGGTTGATCGTAGCAAGGTTCCGCGAATGCACCAACGCCTCTTTGAGTGTGATCAACCCCTCAAAATCATTTTCATAGTTTTTCGGTTTCCACTCTTCATCGGTTTCACTGTTCACATAGGTACGCGAAATATCAGGGATTTCAGACAGTGGTGAATAGCCCCAATCCAAGGCTTTTTGATACAAGAAAGGCTTAAAGCTTGAACCGGGTTGACGCTTGCTTTGCGTTGCTCGGTTAAAACTGCTTTTTGAATAATCAATGCCACCCACAAGCGCTAACACATTGCCCGTGTTGTTTTCCATAACGACCATCGCACCATTAAGCTCTGTTGCATTGGCATCTTTTCCCAGGCGAGAAACCATGCCTTTGTACCCAACATTAAGGGATTCGTGTGCGAGTTGTTGCATCTTAAGATCAATCGTAAGGTAAATTTTATACCCACCTTTTTTAATATCGTCGTACTCAGAAGCTAAGCTTTTAATCACTTCATCGACCACATAAGGGGCACGATTGCGTGTTAAGGTCTCATCATACACCATTGGATGCTCTAAGGTTGCTTTGGTGTATTCAGCCTCGCTGATCCAGCCCAGTGAGTAGAGACGATTGACGACTTGGTTGGCCCGGCTTAGGGAGAGATCCATATGTTTTGTCGGATCATACGAACTAGGCGCTTTGGGAAGTCCCACTAAAATCGCGATCTCTTTGATGCTGAGTGCGTCTAAATTTTTATTAAAATAGCCGTGTGCCGCGGTTTTAATGCCGTAATAACCGTGCCCAAAATAGACATGATTAAAGTAACGCTCTAAAATCTGCTCTTTGGTCAATGCGGCTTCAACCGTGTAAGCAAGAATCGCTTCGTTGATTTTACGGGTCAATGTTTTTTGACGGGTTAAAACGGTATTTTTGATGAGCTGTTGGGTGATCGTACTTGCCCCTTCAACCAGTTTCATGGCGTGAATATCTTTGATCAGCGCTCTAAAAATCGCTTCAATATTAATACCATTGTGCTCAAAAAACGAGGTATCTTCTGTGGCAACCAGTGCTTCAATGACACGCGCAGGAATGTCGTGATACGCAACATAAAGTCTGTTTTCATCATCAAAAAGATTGGCAACAAGATCGCCATTGCGATCGTAAATTTGTGTAGTTAATTTTGGGTTATAGTCAATAATCTTATCGGCATCAAACCTAATTTGTGCGTATAAAAAGATAATCGCCATCACTGCTGCAAATCCAAGCATGGTTAAAATGGTTATAATGTATTTCACTCTCTAAAACTCCTTTGTCTAAATCCAGACGCCAAAAGCTGCTTCGTGTACGCCTCTTTTGGATCGTTTAATATCTGCTGGGTCAAACCAGACTCAATGATTTTCCCGTTTTTAATAATACCCACTTCATCGCATAAATGCTCAATCGTTCCAATGTCATGCGTCACAAAAAGCAGATCAAACCCGCACTCTTTTTGAAGCGTTGCGATCAACTCCAAAACCGTGGTTTTACTCTCTTCATCCAGTGCCGTTGTTGGCTCATCCAAAAGCAGTAACCTTGGCTCAATGCTCAGCGCCATCGCGATGATGAGGCGTTGTAACTGCCCACCACTGAGCTCTGAGGGAAAGCGGTCCAAAAAGTCCACATCCAAATTGACCATGCGCAGGTATTTTTGGGCTCTCTCAAGTGGTGCCATAAACTGCTTTTCGATTTTGGTGAGTGGAGAGAGCGCTGTAAAAGGGTTTTGAGGCACAAAAGCGATGCTCTCTCCTCGTTTGAGCTCATAGCTGGCATTGTACGACAGTGTGCTCTTTAACTCATGCGGTAACATGCCCAAAAGTGCTTTGAGTGTCAAACTTTTTCCACTACCACTCTCCCCAATCAGCGCAAACGATCGCGCAAACGAAAAGCTTACATGTAAAAGGGTTTTAGCTTTATGTTGAATCACAAGCTCTTTACATGTAAAGCTCAAAATGACCCCTTGTGGATAAGAGAACACAACACACGAAGCTGTTCTACACTTTCACCCAAACGAGGGATGATGCGCAAAATGGGCTTTGGAACGGTGGGTGGGCGAATCGCTCCGACCAAAAATCCCTCGTCGATCAAGCTTTGCTGAACACCCAACGCATCCGCTCCAGCAGATAAAGGATACGAGCAAATCAGTCCATCCATTTTAACACCTACACATTCATCCACAACCTTTTGACGCTCAGCAATATCGGCTTTGAGTTTAGCTCTGTTTTTAAGAATGTACAGCAACCCTTGATAGCCTAGGGCAATATCAAACAAAGAGGGTGCTGTGGTATAAATAATCGCTTTAGCACGATTTTGTAAAAATTCAGCAATATGCTGTGAACATAAAATATACGCACCATAACTTCCGAGCGCTTTTCCAAGGGTTCCCATTTTGATATGGTTGGCTTTGGGGGTAATGTGAAAGAGATCAAACACACCTCGAAGATTTTCACCGACAACGCCCACACTGTGTGCTTCATCGACAATTAAAATCGCGTTATAACGATCGGCTATCTCAAAAATATCAGGATTTAGAAGATCGCCACTCATCGAATAAATGCCCTCAACCGCGATAATAATGCGGTTGTGGTTGTGCGTGTTAATCAGACTCTCTAAATGATTGGCATCGTTGTGGTTAAACATCAACACTTCCGCATCGACCGTTTTAGAAGCGACCATGCCACTCGCATGATACTCTTCATCCAAGATCAAAAGATCACGTTTGCGTGGTAACGCTTCAATGAGTGAAAAATTGGCTAAAAAACCACTGCCGCACACAAGAGCGGCTTCAAAACCGTTATGGCGCATTAAAAATGCTTCAAACTCTTCATGAATAGGATGATAGCCATTGACCAAGATAGACGCCTTGGGCGCGTGGGTTTTATACATCGAAACTTGCGCCACAGCGCGTTCAAAAAGGGTGTGATTTTGTGCAAAACCAAGGTAGTCGTTCGAGCTAAAATCCACCAAAGATTCATCGTAAAGCTTACGGCTTCGGTAGCGATTGGCTTTGGTGATGGCTTGAAGTTCGTTTTGATACATGGTTACTGGGGTAAAAAGGGCAGGAGTTTTTCAACGCTGAGCCCCATGGCGGTACTTTCCAGCCCCACCACCTCTTTGATGTAAGATTTGCAAAAGCCTTCCACCATGCACGCTCCCGCTTTACCCTTCCACTCATCGCTTTCTAAATAATCCTGCAGTGCTTTGGGCTCAAATGGCAAGAAAAGATAGTCCGTTGTGGAGAGATCAATAAGCTCAATCGTTTTGGATTTGTAAATCATACAGCTCAAAATGCTCACCGTGTTGCCACTTTGTGCCTCTAAAATGCGCTTGGCATCGGTTTTATCTTTGGCTTTACGCAAAATCTGCCCATTCGCCGTGACCACGGTATCGGCGCACAAAACAGGCATTTCCAAGTCGTACTGCTCAAGGTAACTTTGCATTTTTCCCTTGGTTGCATGGTAGACAAAATGTGCGGGATCAGCGATGCGAAGGCTCTCCTCGTCAAACCCAGCATCTCGTTGGATGAACGGAACGCCAAACTTAGTAAGCAGTTCTGCGCGCGTAATGGAAGAGGAGCCAAGCACGATCGTTTGCATCTTAATAGCCTCGTAAAATGACGCCAAAATAGACCGAGATAACGGCTAAAAGCAGATTGAGAGGGATAAGATACTTCACCATCAAGATCACATTTTCCTCGACCTCGATGTAATTCTCTTCCTCTAAACCTTTTTTGGCTTTAAGGTATTTGAAGTACATATAAATAAAATTAAAGGCGATAAACGTCCACAGAGCCTCTTTGGTATGTACCATCACATAGGTGGTCGGATTGCCCGCTTTAAAGCCAAGCCCGATGTGCATAAACACCGATGTTATGATGATAATCAGCAACACAGGCACTAAAAAAAGAATGTAACGTCGCATCATTTTAATGCAGCTGTTAAATTTTATCTTCTCATCAGCGACATCTTCTTCCACAGGCTGAATCACAAAACGCATCACGAACATACTTCCAATCAGAAGTGCTGAACTGATCACATGCAGAAAAACGATGATTCGGCTAAAGTCCCCAAAGATCTCTATGAAAAAATCGCGCATCATTTAGCCTTGAAGAACGGATTGTGCATAGGCAAGGGCTGCTGATTTTGCCTCTTCGATTTTAGAAGCATCTTTCCCTCCTGCTTGCGCAAAATCATCTCTTCCGCCACCACCGCCACCAACGATCGGTGCGATCTCTTTAATCCACGCACCTGCTTTAATCGCAGCATTTTTAACACCTGCTGCGATCAATACTTTGTCGTCTTTGACTTGCAGTAAAAGCACTGCAACGGAGCTTTTTTCATTTTTAAGATCATCAATGCGCGCTTTAATATCGCCAGCGCCCAACACGTCGACAATGAGCTCAACACCGTTTACATGTAAAGATTCTACCGGCTTTCCAGCGTTCGCATTGAACGATTCGACTTCGGTTTTAAGGGTTTTGATCTCTTCTTTGAGACGATTGATGCCGATAAGTGGATCTTTGTGTTTCACACTCTCTTTGATCGTTTCAAGTTCGCTTCTCAAGCTTTGCGCATAAGAAAGTGCCGCACTGCCACAAATCGCTTCAATACGACGTACTCCTGCACTGACACCGCTCTCTTTTTGGATAAAAAAGCTTCCGATATTCGCCGTATTGCTCA
Above is a genomic segment from Sulfurospirillum halorespirans DSM 13726 containing:
- the glnA gene encoding type I glutamate--ammonia ligase encodes the protein MGKFVNSVEEFFKYCADNEVEFVDFRFTDMKGTWHHLTYTMEAISAESFANGIPFDGSSIDAWQPINKSDMLLKPEAETAFLDPFTADSTVVVFCDVFDIYKGELYEKCPRSIAKKTLAYLAETGLGDVAYFGPENEFFVFDDVKIRDEINCSYYEVDSEEGAWNSAKNFTDGYNTGHRPGTKGGYFPVQPIDSMVDLRAEMVQTLKQIGLEVFVVHHEVAQAQGEIGVKFGSLIEAADNVQKYKYVVKMVAHLNGKTATFMPKPLYGDNGNGMHVHQSIWKNGKNMFYKAGEYANLSDMARWYIGGILKHARSVAAFTNPSTNSYKRLIPGFEAPSILTYSMQNRSASCRIPYGAGEKSVRVEMRFPDSTSCPYLAFASMLLAGIDGIKTKAEPVGPMDEDLFELTLDEIREKGINQMPHTLRGSLEALIRDNEYLKPVMTPEFLDTYQHYKFETQVWPDEARPTAFEFKTMYSC
- a CDS encoding penicillin-binding protein 1A; the encoded protein is MKYIITILTMLGFAAVMAIIFLYAQIRFDADKIIDYNPKLTTQIYDRNGDLVANLFDDENRLYVAYHDIPARVIEALVATEDTSFFEHNGINIEAIFRALIKDIHAMKLVEGASTITQQLIKNTVLTRQKTLTRKINEAILAYTVEAALTKEQILERYFNHVYFGHGYYGIKTAAHGYFNKNLDALSIKEIAILVGLPKAPSSYDPTKHMDLSLSRANQVVNRLYSLGWISEAEYTKATLEHPMVYDETLTRNRAPYVVDEVIKSLASEYDDIKKGGYKIYLTIDLKMQQLAHESLNVGYKGMVSRLGKDANATELNGAMVVMENNTGNVLALVGGIDYSKSSFNRATQSKRQPGSSFKPFLYQKALDWGYSPLSEIPDISRTYVNSETDEEWKPKNYENDFEGLITLKEALVHSRNLATINLLSLLGMDSVYKELKKDGFKNIAMDLTLALGSFGISPLEYSSFYSMFPNYGVKTEPLMVKKVINRQGVEKIYETKSQTITSPKQSYLMIDMMKEVVKRGTGRNAQVPGIEIAGKTGTTNSSVDVWFCGFSPDIEVLTWYGNDNNTPLKKGETGGRSAAPAFKHFMTKYVELHPETTREFKMPEGVNARKVDGTTEFFTDVSPFPKSSTKELKEEGGLMF
- a CDS encoding histidinol-phosphatase — protein: MMIDLHNHTPLCNHADGSIEAYVQAAIEKKIDVFGFSDHAPMNFDEAYRMDFSQMENYEKDVLHVKETYHDQIQILLAYEVDFLDGYVDERVLKRPVDYFIGSVHFLGAWGFDNPEFIGEYRTKNIDEVWERYFAAIEAMAKSGLFDIVGHLDLIKVFNYLPKKDVRLIAKNAIKAIKKANMTIELNAAGFRKPVGEAYPSHPLMELIAEQDIPITFGSDAHTVQHIGLRQEELRLIAKAFGYKKCATFESRDRILVNF
- a CDS encoding chemotaxis protein, yielding MTQEELDALMAGDLDEMDDAAPAQSAIEESLESDEDAMSDSEALEVEKDKAATQMMHEYRPSSTMSWPPPPPTDDHKMVHQLDDVTKDSEIKATQVFDKLETVSNFMMSAEANAKEVIKLIETNITLFETLVTKFPKIDQFQKALDDNKGMKDRVEDLLMNAQMAEDEIMMTMDIMQYQDIHRQKIERVINVMRALSKYMSALFEGSKDDSKRVSSAVHIHGDETTEDVVSSEDIEALIASLGKK
- the purE gene encoding 5-(carboxyamino)imidazole ribonucleotide mutase; amino-acid sequence: MKFVSIIMGSKSDYTVMEECAKTLEKFGVLHEIIVSSAHRSPARTHEYVKNAEAKGAKVFIAAAGMAAHLAGVVASLTTKPVIGVPMKGGVMEGMDALLSTVQMPGGMPVGTVAIGSAGAINSAYLAMEILALADEELAAKLREDRILKAKKVETDSAGIEIIL
- a CDS encoding ATP-binding cassette domain-containing protein, with the protein product MSFTCKELVIQHKAKTLLHVSFSFARSFALIGESGSGKSLTLKALLGMLPHELKSTLSYNASYELKRGESIAFVPQNPFTALSPLTKIEKQFMAPLERAQKYLRMVNLDVDFLDRFPSELSGGQLQRLIIAMALSIEPRLLLLDEPTTALDEESKTTVLELIATLQKECGFDLLFVTHDIGTIEHLCDEVGIIKNGKIIESGLTQQILNDPKEAYTKQLLASGFRQRSFRE
- a CDS encoding peptidase U32 family protein; amino-acid sequence: MSNVELLSPAGNFEKLKIALAYGADAVYAGVSHFSLRIRSGKEFTYESFEEAINYTHAQGKHLHATVNGFPFNAQIPLLEKHIERVAAMKPDAFIVAAPGVIKLAHKIAPHIPIHLSTQANVLSYLDAEVYSDMGVKRIIAAREVSLKDLEQIKKHLPHLELEVFVHGSMCFAYSGRCLISSVQSGRVSNRGSCANDCRFPYTLYAHNEESGTLFRIEESEEGTHIMNAKDLNLSAHVKEILDSGVIDSLKIEGRTKSSYYVGITTKTYRQAIEDYYANQFDATKYTAELDTTKNRGFSDGYLVNRPFEKNDTQNLAHSISEGTHQVVAQVSEDGATCLCKDVLALHVKYDLVMPAHLSIEAMDNDIGTIFEEEGLWKISFKKLQTPNGKVFDEIHSGNVNAIVLPTTLPGFTFLRAKVKG
- the glyQ gene encoding glycine--tRNA ligase subunit alpha; this encodes MLTFSQMLLNLQSFWQDQGCTIVQPYDMPAGAGTFHNATFLRSLSSKPWATAYVAPSRRPTDGRYGENPNRLGSYYQFQVLIKPSPDNIQELYLKSLEMLGLDIKKHDIRFVEDNWESPTLGAWGLGWEVWLDGMEVTQFTYFQQVGGIPCSPVPVEITYGVERLAMYLQEKESVFDLVWNENQFGVTTYGDVHKQSEYEFSKYNFEIANVSMLFDQFENAQVECKRCLEENLPLPAYDYCLMASHTFNVLDARKAISVTQRQNYILKIRELAKGCAVKYKEVVG
- a CDS encoding DUF3972 domain-containing protein — encoded protein: MNSWMEIEEFSGLMNLDISAIRSLIDEGKLTSKEEEGQCFVEVSRSAQALIPATKGIVLDETYEGSSVSLSSEFVEKTVGAILSLHEKVLDAKEETLDALKGENRFLKEALFSMQELCDEDRKVIETLSKQLGLLQDELEFTKRKYKMMWNKAVEGYTPPSK
- the maf gene encoding septum formation inhibitor Maf, translated to MQTIVLGSSSITRAELLTKFGVPFIQRDAGFDEESLRIADPAHFVYHATKGKMQSYLEQYDLEMPVLCADTVVTANGQILRKAKDKTDAKRILEAQSGNTVSILSCMIYKSKTIELIDLSTTDYLFLPFEPKALQDYLESDEWKGKAGACMVEGFCKSYIKEVVGLESTAMGLSVEKLLPFLPQ
- a CDS encoding aminotransferase class I/II-fold pyridoxal phosphate-dependent enzyme, with the protein product MYQNELQAITKANRYRSRKLYDESLVDFSSNDYLGFAQNHTLFERAVAQVSMYKTHAPKASILVNGYHPIHEEFEAFLMRHNGFEAALVCGSGFLANFSLIEALPRKRDLLILDEEYHASGMVASKTVDAEVLMFNHNDANHLESLINTHNHNRIIIAVEGIYSMSGDLLNPDIFEIADRYNAILIVDEAHSVGVVGENLRGVFDLFHITPKANHIKMGTLGKALGSYGAYILCSQHIAEFLQNRAKAIIYTTAPSLFDIALGYQGLLYILKNRAKLKADIAERQKVVDECVGVKMDGLICSYPLSAGADALGVQQSLIDEGFLVGAIRPPTVPKPILRIIPRLGESVEQLRVLCSLIHKGSF